In Prunus dulcis chromosome 2, ALMONDv2, whole genome shotgun sequence, a single genomic region encodes these proteins:
- the LOC117617682 gene encoding putative lipid-transfer protein DIR1, which translates to MESTMKFMCLVAFVVILGINQFDGAYGAGECGKSSPDREAWKLAPCAAAAQDENAAVSDKCCSQVKRIGQNPSCLCAVMLSNTAKSAGIKPEIALTIPKRCNIVDRPVGFKCGAYTLP; encoded by the exons ATGGAATCTACAATGAAGTTTATGTGCCTTGTAGCGTTTGTTGTGATCCTGGGCATCAATCAATTCGATGGGGCTTACGGGGCTGGCGAGTGTGGAAAATCTAGCCCCGACAGAGAGGCCTGGAAGCTGGCTCCCTGTGCAGCAGCAGCACAAGATGAAAATGCTGCAGTTTCTGATAAGTGCTGCAGTCAGGTAAAAAGGATAGGCCAGAACCCAAGCTGCCTCTGTGCTGTGATGCTTTCTAATACTGCTAAGAGTGCAGGAATCAAACCAGAAATAGCTCTTACCATTCCGAAACGATGTAACATTGTGGATCGTCCTGTGGGTTTCAAGTGTGGAG CATATACATTACCCTGA